In one window of Drosophila mauritiana strain mau12 chromosome X, ASM438214v1, whole genome shotgun sequence DNA:
- the LOC117147077 gene encoding surfeit locus protein 6 homolog, with amino-acid sequence MKIFYGALLVLGTAIIAQAAVARSKDESAQDTDQQSKYRLFKQPVQIEARSLQQLMALKSQPCPPPTSPTTTTGPTTTVTTSPTGPTTTTGTSTTTTTPTTTTSSPTTSPTGRRHSLNQNNSVDENEDDDEEFDQEVEEQKYLKDEDDEQEDDHDDDDNEDDGFQLMAPKASSSSSSSIRRRNSASSSYGSSGNKNLSNNELIREIELRRQKELNEQLRKQLASTRRRSTKSRRRALNNRRRARRRQQQKRRRLSRRNQQKRRSQNRRHRNARRRQRRNNRLSRLRQRRRANRRRN; translated from the exons ATGAAGATCTTCTACGGAGCTCTGCTGGTGCTGGGCACAGCAATTATTGCCCAGGCGGCTG TGGCCCGTTCCAAGGACGAGTCCGCCCAGGATACCGACCAGCAGTCCAAGTACCGCCTGTTCAAGCAGCCAGTGCAGATCGAGGCACGCAGCTTACAGCAGCTTATGGCCTTGAAGAGCCAACCTTGCCCTCCGCCAACATCACCTACCACTACAACTGGGCCTACCACAACAGTGACAACCTCACCCACTGGGCCCACTACCACAACCGGAACGTCCACAACAACCACCACACCCACCACAACTACCTCAAGCCCTACCACCTCCCCCACCGGCAGACGTCACTCATTGAACCAGAACAATTCGGTGGACGAAaacgaggacgacgacgaggagttTGACCAGGAGGTGGAGGAGCAGAAGTATCTGAAGGACGAGGATGACGAGCAGGAGGACGACCATGACGATGACGATAACGAGGACGACGGCTTCCAGCTTATGGCTCCCAAAGCCTcatcttcctcctcctcttctaTTCGCCGTCGCAACAGCGCTAGCAGCTCATACGGATCGTCCGGCAACAAGAACCTGTCCAACAACGAGCTGATCCGCGAAATCGAACTGCGCCGGCAGAAGGAACTCAACGAGCAGTTGCGCAAGCAGCTGGCCAGCACCCGCCGTCGTTCCACCAAGAGCCGCCGTCGTGCCCTTAACAACCGTCGTCGTGCCCGTCGCCGCCAGCAGCAGAAGCGCCGCCGCCTTTCCCGCCGCAACCAGCAGAAGCGTCGCTCCCAGAACCGCCGCCACCGCAACGCCCGCCGCCGTCAGCGCCGCAACAACCGCCTGAGCCGCCTCCGCCAGCGCCGTCGCGCCAACCGTCGCCGCAACTGA
- the LOC117147591 gene encoding uncharacterized protein LOC117147591 yields the protein MKLYAIVILSACCLLAAQAAPEKKMAQKSRQVDQDAKVGQAASSAGASTSAKDPSSGRLFLKKFLTFKNLFSSNNQPVIPIIITGAGTGTSTGASPTSPTVTVTSTGTIPSATGTITTSPTTPTSPTTTSARQTIIKGARYGSNDDDQEQNHEQDQDQDQEQDQELAQPAQAYPAELMDEQALQAALAAGAQEYEVVTTEHEVQGTGGATGEGGKATQSNNHISLRRKGARRGQVISVRIPPRYRRYFKNGQKVMLNTGSRPVSKRRVVRKRVPAKKINKNNRRRNGNKKNRRNRNKNRRNRITAV from the coding sequence ATGAAGTTGTACGCCATCGTGATCCTTTCGGCTTGCTGTCTTCTGGCCGCACAGGCGGCACCCGAGAAGAAGATGGCCCAGAAGTCGCGTCAAGTGGACCAGGACGCCAAGGTGGGCCAGGCCGCTTCCAGCGCTGGTGCATCGACCTCTGCCAAGGATCCCTCCAGTGGCAGGCTGTTCCTCAAAAAGTTCCTGACCTTCAAGAACCTgttcagcagcaacaaccaacCCGTGATTCCGATCATTATCACTGGCGCCGGAACCGGAACTTCCACAGGAGCCTCACCCACTTCGCCCACGGTGACAGTGACCTCGACAGGCACGATTCCCTCGGCCACTGGCACCATCACCACTTCGCCCACAACACCCACCTCGCCAACAACAACGAGCGCACGGCAAACGATTATCAAGGGTGCCCGATATGGCAGCAACGATGACGATCAGGAGCAGAATCATGAGCAGGATCAAGATCAGGACCAAGAACAGGACCAGGAGCTGGCCCAACCCGCACAGGCCTATCCCGCCGAGTTGATGGACGAGCAGGCTCTACAGGCCGCCCTGGCCGCTGGCGCCCAGGAATACGAGGTGGTCACCACCGAGCACGAGGTCCAGGGAACTGGCGGAGCCACCGGCGAAGGCGGCAAGGCCACCCAAAGCAATAACCACATCAGCCTGCGACGCAAGGGCGCCCGCCGCGGCCAGGTGATCAGCGTTCGCATCCCACCCCGCTACCGCCGCTACTTCAAGAACGGCCAGAAGGTGATGCTCAACACCGGTAGTCGTCCCGTCTCCAAGCGCCGCGTGGTTCGCAAGCGTGTGCCTGCCAAGAAAATCAACAAGAACAACCGGAGGCGCAACGGCAACAAGAAGAACCGTCGCAATCGCAACAAGAACCGCCGCAATCGCATCACCGCCGTCTAA
- the LOC117147078 gene encoding uncharacterized protein LOC117147078, protein MAGQRFLIVLIVVSILVPSIREASAKTCGSRLQLRTQNDPVDLSRLSEKQLKQLVEQLPKLQTQKGEDGGDLVAEEDDPEQDQELEDSEDDHRGGSRPWNRVQRIIRRQLVKIPKRYLKKLLRQFGLARSAGHNGVRSADLAAPQLEEYYLIPLE, encoded by the coding sequence ATGGCTGGACAGCGATTTCTGATCGTACTGATCGTGGTTTCGATCTTGGTACCATCAATTCGGGAGGCTTCTGCCAAAACCTGTGGATCGAGACTCCAGTTGCGGACTCAAAATGATCCCGTTGACCTCAGTCGGCTGAGCGAGAAGCAGCTAAAACAGCTGGTTGAGCAGTTGCCAAAATTGCAAACTCAGAAGGGCGAAGATGGCGGAGATCTGGTGGCGGAAGAGGATGACCCAGAACAGGATCAGGAACTGGAGGATTCCGAGGACGATCACCGCGGCGGAAGTCGTCCATGGAACAGAGTGCAGCGGATAATCCGACGACAGCTGGTGAAAATACCGAAGAGATATCTCAAGAAGCTCCTTAGGCAGTTTGGATTGGCCCGGAGTGCTGGACATAACGGTGTCCGGAGTGCGGACTTGGCTGCTCCCCAGTTGGAGGAGTACTACCTAATACCACTGGAATGA
- the LOC117148292 gene encoding estradiol 17-beta-dehydrogenase 8: MSVGVLAGKVALVTGAGSGIGRATCRLLARDGAKVIAVDRNLKAAQETVQELGSDRSAALEVDVSSAQSVQSSVAEALKKFQQAPTIVVNSAGITRDGYLLKMPERDYDDVYGVNLKGTFLVTQAYAKAMIEQKLENGTIVNLSSIVAKMNNVGQANYAATKAGVISFTEVASKEFGKFGIRVNCILPGYIDTPMVAVVPDSVKQQVVQRCPLGRLGQPEEIAEVIAFLASPQSSYVNGAAIEVTGGLK, encoded by the exons ATGTCAGTGGGAGTACTAGCTGGAAAAGTGGCCCTGGTAACAG GCGCCGGATCAGGAATTGGTCGTGCCACCTGCCGCCTTTTGGCCAGAGATGGTGCCAAAGTGATCGCCGTAGACCGCAATCTAAAGGCGGCCCAGGAAACCGTACAGGAATTGGGCTCTGATCGATCCGCCGCCCTGGAGGTGGACGTTTCCTCTGCCCAGAGTGTCCAATCCTCGGTGGCCGAGGCCCTAAAGAAGTTCCAGCAGGCACCCACTATTGTGGTCAATTCGGCTGGAATAACCCGAGATGGTTACCTGCTCAAGATGCCCGAACGGGACTACGATGACGTATACGGTGTCAATTTGAAGGGCACCTTCCTGGTTACCCAGGCCTATGCCAAGGCCATGATCGAGCAGAAACTGGAGAACGGCACCATCGTGAATCTCTCCAGCATCGTGGCCAAGATGAACAACGTGGGCCAGGCCAACTATGCGGCCACCAAGGCGGGCGTGATCTCCTTCACGGAGGTGGCCTCCAAGGAGTTCGGAAAGTTTGGCATACGGGTGAACTGCATCCTGCCGGGCTACATAGACACGCCCATGGTGGCGGTCGTGCCCGATTCCGTAAAGCAGCAGGTGGTGCAGCGATGCCCCTTGGGCCGATTGGGTCAGCCGGAGGAGATCGCCGAGGTCATTGCCTTCTTGGCTTCCCCGCAGTCGTCCTACGTCAATGGAGCTGCCATCGAGGTCACCGGGGGCCTCAAATAA
- the LOC117146524 gene encoding irregular chiasm C-roughest protein, which produces MLHTMQLLLLATIVGMVRSSPYTSYQNQRFAMEPQDQTAVVGARVTLPCRVINKQGTLQWTKDDFGLGTSRDLSGFERYAMVGSDEEGDYSLDIYPVMLDDDARYQCQVSPGPEGQPAIRSTFAGLTVLVPPEAPKITQGDVIYATEDRKVEIECVSVGGKPAAEITWIDGLGNVLTDNIEYTVIPLPDQRRFTAKSVLRLTPKKEHHNTNFSCQAQNTADRTYRSAKIRVEVKYAPKVKVNVMGSLPGGAVGSIGGAGGGSVHMSTGSRIVEHSQVRLECRADANPSDVRYRWFINDEPIIGGQKTEMVIRNVTRKFHDAIVKCEVQNSVGKSEDSETLDISYAPSFRQRPQSMEADVGSVVSLTCEVDSNPQPEIVWIQHPSDRVVGTSTNLTFSVSNETAGRYYCKANVPGYAEISADAYVYLKGSPAIGSQRTQYGLVGDTARIECFASSVPRARHVSWTFNGQEISSESGHDYSILVDAVPGGVKSTLIIRDSQAYHYGKYNCTVVNDYGNDVAEIQLQAKKSVSLLMTIVGGISVVAFLLVLTILVVVYIKCKKRTKLPPADVISEHQITKNGGVSCKLEPGDRTSNYSDLKVDISGGYVPYGDYSTHYSPPPQYLTTCSTKSNGSSTILQNNHQNQLQLQQQQQQSHHQHHPQTTTLPMTFLTNSSGGSLTGSIIGSREIRQDNGLPSLQSTTASVVSSSPNGSCSNQSTTAATTTTTHVVVPSSMALSVDPRYSAIYGNPYLRSSNSSLLPPPTAV; this is translated from the exons ATGTTGCACACGAtgcagctgctcctgctggcCACTATTGTGGGCATGGTCAGGAGCTCGCCGTACACGAGCTACCAGAACCAGCGGTTCGCCATGGAGCCGCAGGATCAGACGGCGGTGGTTGGGGCCAGGGTAACGCTGCCCTGCCGGGTGATCAACAAACAGGGCACGCTCCAATGGACCAAGGACGACTTCGGACTGGGCACGTCCCGGGATCTGAGTGGATTCGAGCGCTACGCGATGGTGGGCAGTGACGAGGAGGGCGACTACTCCCTGGACATTTACCCAGTGATGCTGGACGACGATGCTCGTTACCAGTGCCAAGTGAGCCCAGGTCCCGAGGGCCAACCAGCCATCAGGTCCACATTCGCCGGATTGACGGTGCTCGTCCCGCCCGAGGCGCCCAAAATCACGCAGGGCGACGTCATCTATGCCACCGAGGATCGCAAGGTGGAGATCGAGTGCGTTTCGGTTGGCGGAAAGCCGGCTGCTGAG ATTACCTGGATTGATGGCCTGGGCAATGTCCTTACGGATAACATTGAGTACACGGTGATACCGCTGCCCGATCAGCGACGCTTTACGGCCAAGTCCGTCCTGCGACTGACCCCCAAAAAGGAGCACCACAACACGAACTTCAGCTGCCAGGCGCAGAACACGGCGGACCGCACCTATCGCTCGGCGAAAATACGTGTCGAG GTGAAATATGCGCCCAAGGTGAAGGTGAATGTGATGGGCTCGCTTCCCGGCGGTGCAGTTGGTTCGATTGGTGGTGCAGGCGGTGGCAGTGTCCACATGAGCACCGGTTCCCGCATTGTGGAGCACTCGCAGGTGCGCTTGGAGTGCCGGGCAGATGCGAATCCCAGCGATGTCCGGTACCGCTGGTTCATAAACGACGAACCGATCATCGGCGGCCAGAAGACAGAGATG GTGATACGCAATGTGACTCGCAAGTTCCACGACGCGATTGTCAAGTGCGAGGTGCAGAATTCCGTGGGCAAGAGTGAGGACAGCGAAACCCTTGACATCAGCT ATGCTCCCAGTTTCCGACAACGACCGCAGTCGATGGAGGCGGACGTGGGCAGCGTGGTGTCCCTAACCTGCGAGGTGGACAGCAATCCGCAGCCGGAGATCGTCTGGATCCAGCATCCCAGCGACCGGGTGGTGGGCACCAGCACGAATCTCACGTTCAGCGTGAGCAATGAGACGGCTGGAAGGTACTACTGCAAGGCCAATGTGCCCGGGTACGCCGAGATTTCGGCAGATGCCTATGTCTATCTGAAGGGCTCGCCGGCGATTGGGTCGCAGAGGACACAGTACGGATTGGTGGGAGATACGGCCCGGATCGAGTGCTTCGCCAGCAGTGTTCCTCGAGCCCGTCACGTCTCGTGGACGTTCAACGGCCAGGAGATCAGCTCGGAATCGGGACACGACTATTCGATCCTGGTGGATGCCGTGCCGGGGGGCGTGAAGAGCACGCTCATCATTAGGGACAGCCAGGCCTACCACTACGGCAAGTACAACTGCACGGTGGTCAACGATTACGGCAACGACGTGGCCGAGATTCAGCTGCAAGCCAAGA AGAGCGTTTCCCTGCTGATGACAATTGTGGGCGGCATTTCGGTGGTGGCCTTCCTGCTGGTGCTGACCATTCTGGTGGTGGTCTACATCAAGTGTAAGAAGCGCACCAAGCTGCCGCCGGCGGACGTGATAAGCGAGCATCAGATCACGAAGAATGGCGGCGTTAGCTGCAAACTGGAGCCAGGCGACCGCACCTCGAACTACAGCGATCTGAAGGTGGACATTTCGGGCGGCTATGTGCCATACGGCGACTACAGTACGCACTACAGTCCGCCCCCGCAATACCTGACCACCTGCTCGACGAAGTCCAATGGCAGCTCGACCATTCTGCAGAACAACCACCAGAACCAGTTGCaactacagcagcagcagcaacagagccaccaccagcaccacccacaGACGACGACCCTGCCGATGACCTTCCTGACCAACAGCAGCGGTGGCAGCTTGACTGGCAGTATTATTGGATCCCGTGAAATTCGCCAGGACAACGGGCTGCCCAGTCTGCAGTCGACCACCGCCTCGGTGGTTAGCTCATCGCCGAATGGCAGCTGCAGCAACCAGAGCACCActgccgccaccaccaccaccacccacgtGGTGGTGCCCAGCTCGATGGCCCTGAGTGTGGATCCCCGCTACAGCGCCATCTATGGCAATCCCTATCTGAGGTCCTCCAactcgtcgctgctgccgccACCCACTGCCGTTTAG